The Acidobacteriota bacterium genomic sequence GCTATTCCATCTCTGGCTCAGGCTCCTGCGCCCGGCATCCTCAAAACCGAATTCATCTACGAAAGCGCACCTTTCCCCGAATGCCACGCCTCGACCATCGCCGAATCTAAAGGAGCCTTAGTTGCCGCCTGGTTTGGCGGCACCAAAGAGAAACACCCGGATGTCGGTATTTGGGTCGCACGCCTGGAAGGCGGCAAATGGACGACGCCAGTGGAAGTTGCGAACGGCGTCGAGTCGCCGGACAAACGCTACCCGACCTGGAATCCGGTGTTGCATCAGTCGAAGAGCGGGCCGTTGCTGTTGTTTTACAAGGCCGGCCCAGACCCGGCGCACTGGTGGGGGATGCTGATGACTTCCGGCGATGGCGGCAAGACCTGGAGCAAGCCGGTGCGCCTGCCTGAAGGCATCGCCGGGCCGATCAAAGACAAGCCGGTCGAATTGAGCAACGGCGAATTGCTGTGTCCATCCAGCACCGAAGACAACGGCTGGCGCGTGCATTTCGAGCGCACGGCTGACAACGGCAAAACGTGGCAACGCACCGAACCCATTAACGACGGCAAGGAATTCGACGTGATTCAGCCGACCGTGTTCTTTCATAAAAATGGACAACTGCAAGCGCTGATGCGCAGCCGTCAGGGCAGGATTGTCGAAGCCTGGTCAAGTGACAATGGCAAGGCCTGGGGCAAGCTGACGGCGACGGCGTTGCCCAATCCGAATTCGGGGATTGACGGCGTGACCTTGAAAGACGGGCGGCAATTGCTGGTTTATAACCACACCACGACCAGCACGGGGCGGCGCACGTTGCTCCATGTTGCGGTGAGTAATGACGGTAAAAATTGGCAGGCGGCGCTCGTGTTGGAAGCCGGTCAACCGAATGATGAGTATTCCTATCCGGCCGTGATTCAAACGCGCGATGGCTTGGTGCATATCACCTACACGTGGAATCGCAAGAAGGTGAAACACGTCGTGCTTGATCCGCGCAAGTTGCAATTGCGCGAAATGAAAGATGGTGTGTGGCCTGCGCAATAATGAGCGCTGGCAGCAGCAAGGCAGTTGCAAGGTCATTGAGTGCGCGCGTGCTGTCCATCGTCAAGCGGATCAAACCGATTTTCATCTTTTGCATCAACGCGCGTGCTGCGGTTTGACCCTTTATCTTCCGAGCGGTAGATTGCGCGCGTCTCGCATTCAGTATCAATCACAATTCAATTCACCTCGGAGGAACTGCCGCCATGCGTAATGCCAACCTGCGCCGTTTGAGCCTTTTGCTGAGTCTGTTGTTTGCGCTGCCGCTCATTGCCGGGCAAGCGCAACAGTCGCCGAGCGCGTTCACCGTAGAGGACATGCTCGCTGTAATCAACGTCAACAGCGCCGATCTGAGCGACGATGGGCGCTGGTTAGCCGCGACGTCGGCGACCTTGCGCGACCGCCTTGGCATTGATAATGCGCGTTTCGGCGATCCGACCTATGTCGCCCCGGCGCTCAGCGATGTTTGGATTATCGAGACGCAGACCGGGCAAATGAAACGGCTCTTTGCCGACAAACGCCAGGTGCGTGGTTTGAAATGGTCGCCCGACGGCGCGCGGCTGGCGTTGCTGGAATTGCGCAACGACGCGTTCGTGCCAATGCTCTGGGAGCGCGCGGCGAACAAGTGGCAGGCCGTGGTCTTGCCAGTGGGCAAAGCCGTGGCCGAAAACACCGAGTTGAGTTGGACACCGGACGGCGCGCAGTTGTTGCTGACTGTGCGGCCTATTGAATGGCGGCAACAGGCGCGCGCGAAATTTGAGGCGCTAACCAAAGTCGCCGTTGTCGTGCAATCGAGCAAGGAACCCTTTCTGGCCTGGGACGATTTGCGGCGAACGGCGGCGGACTTTGCCCGGCAACGGTTGACCGGCGAATGGCTGGATTATGACGAGGTCTACGCTGGCAATTCGGCTTGGCGCATCCTGCCCGCCGCCGATCATCCTGAAGAATCGGCGCGTTGTTTGGTGACGGGCACGGGGTTGACGCACACGGCGAGCGCCAAGAATCGCAACGCCATGCACGCGCAGAGCGACAACCTGACCGACAGCATGAAAATGTTTCAGTGGGGCATCGCGGGCGGACGGCCAGCCGAGGGCGCGATTGGCGTTGCGCCCGAATGGTTTTACAAAGGCAGCGGCGAAGTCTTGCGCGGGCACGGCGAGCCGTTGAACGTGCCACCGTATGCCGAAGACGGCGGCGAAGAACCCGAAGTCGCGGGCGTTTATGTGATCGGCACGGACGGGCAGCCCTACCGCATCGGCTTCGCCGTCGGTAACGAGTTTTCCGACCATCAATTCGAGAAACGCAACTACCTTTACCTGGCCGGCTCGAAGCTGCGCAATTGCGCCATCGGGCCGGAGTTGGTGGTGGATCACGAATTTCAATCGGTGCCGGGTACCGTGACGGTCGAGCGTGACGGCCACACGCTCTGGTCTCACGAGATCAAAACCGGTGACGCCGAGATGTGTCACAGCCTGCGCAACATCGAACATCATCATTTCAAATTTGAAGGCCATCGGCGGCCCGGCGATTTGCACGTGCACTTCTTCGGCGCGGACGCCTTCAGTTTCGGCGCGGGCGTAAAGCTGAACGATGGTGATGTCATGCAAGTGCGGTTTGAAGACTTTGGCCGGGCGCTGCGCAATCCCGTGCAGCTTTCGCAAGCGGCGGATGCCGTCGTCTCCGTGACGCCATTGGATTAGCAAGACGCTTATGACCAAAATCATTTTTCAGACTTGGTTCTTCTTGGTCTTGGCATTCAGTTGTGGCTGGTCTGGCCTTGTTGTGGGGCATGCCCAAACCAAGCCGAACATTTTGATTTTGTATGCCGATGATTGGCGGCACGACACGCTTGGCATTGCCGGAAATCCGATTGTCAAAACGCCGCACCTGGATGCACTGGCGCGTGAAGGTGTGCGGTTCACGCGGGCGCACGTCACGACTTCGATTTGCGGCGTCAGCCGCGCGTCGTTGTTTACCGGGCAATGGATGGCGCGGCACGGTAACCCGGCCTTCGAGATGTTCAAGACGCCGTGGAGCGAAACCTTCCCGGGCTTGTTGCGCGCCAATGGTTATTGGGTCGGGCACATCGGCAAATGGCACAACGGCAAGTTTCCGGCGGAGCAATTCGATTTTGGCCGCGCCTATGCGGGCAAGCATTTCATCAAAGAAGCCGATGGCTCGACGATTCACGTCACGCAGAAAAACGAAAACGACGCGCTCGAATTTTTGCGCACGCGGCCCACAGACAAGCCGTTCTGCCTGACGCTCGCTTTCTTTGCGACGCACGCCGAAGACGAGAATCCAAAACAATACCTGTATCAGCCGCAGAGCGAGGCGCTTTACCAGAACGTCACCATCCCGGTGCCGCCGACGGCGGGTGACGAGTATTTCAAACGCCTGCCGCCGTTCATCGCCAACGAAAAGAACGAGGGGCGCAACCGCTGGCATTGGCGCTTCGATACGCCGGAAAAATATCAGCAATACATGAAGGCCTATTACCGGTTGGCGACCGAAGTGGATGCAACCGCCGGGCGCGTGTTGGCCGAATTGCAGGCGCAGGGACTGGCCGACAACACGTTGGTGATTTTCACGGGGGACAATGGTTACTTTCACGGCGAACATGGGTTGGCCGACAAATGGTATCCGTATGAAGAATCCATCCGCGTGCCGTTGATCGTGCGTGACCCGCGCATGGCCAAAGCCAAACGCGGCACGACGAATGATGATTATGTACTGAATGTAGATGTAGCGCCGACGCTGCTGGCAGCAGCCGGTGTCGCCGCGCCCGCGCACATGCAAGGCCGCGATTTCGCACCGCTGTATCTGGCCGCGCAAAAGCCCGCGTGGCGGCAGGAGTTCTTTTACGAACACGCGACGATTCGCAATACCGATTTCATTCCAGCTTCAGAAGCGCTGGTGCGGCGTGATTTCAAATATATCTATTGGCCCGATTTCAAATACGAAGAGTTGTTCGATCTGAAACGCGACCCGCGCGAGACGCGCAACCTGGCGCACGATCCCGCACGGGCGCAAACGCTGGTGACATTGCGGCGGCGCTTCAGTGAGTTGAAGGCCGCGGCGCGTTAGAGCGGTTTGCAATTGCGTTTGCGGGCGCACGTTGTGCCGAGACGGTACCGCGCGCGTGAGCAAGCGGAGCCTGGATGGCTCAGCCAACGGTGTAAGCTTGACGCGCCGCTTGCTCACGCGCGCGTACCGTCTCGCGGCGGGACTTTCCCCTACACTGATGTGAAAACCGAGCTAAGACCTGCGCTTGCCGAAGACGATCAAGCGCAACCTTCAAGGAGATTCCATGCAAAAAAGAACCTTTCTGAAAATATCATCCGCCGGCCTGACCGGTTCGCTGCTGGCGCCGCTGACCGGCTGCCAACAACCGGGCGCGCCGCCCGCCGCACAGCCGAGCAGCACGCCTGCGGCAGAGAAGCTCAAAAACTGGGCGGGCAATTTGGAATACAGCACCGCCAACGTCGCCTATCCCGAAACGGTCGAGCAAGTGCAGGCGCTGGTGACAAAGGCCGGCAAATTGCGCGCACTGGGCACCCAGCATTGTTTCAACAAGATTGCCGACTCGCCGCATCAACTGCTTTCGGCCAAAAAGCTCGACAAAATTCTGGCGCTTGACCCCGCCAAAAAAACAGTCACTGTCGAAGCAGGCGTGCGTTACGGTACGCTCGGCACATATCTACAAGAAAAAGGGTTCGCGCTGCATAACCTGGCTTCGCTGCCGCACATCTCCGTCGCCGGTTCCATCGCTACGGCGACGCATGGTTCGGGCGTGAAGCTGGGCAATTTGGCAACGGCGGTGTCGGGCCTGGAATTCGTCACGGCCAAAGGCGATGTCATCACGTTGACGAAAGAGAAGGACGGCGAGCAATTTCTGGGCGCAGTCGTGCATCTGGGCGGGCTGGGCGTCGTCACCAAAGTCACGCTCGACATTCAGCCGACGTTTCAAGTCCGGCAGGATGTTTATGAAAACCTGCCATTCGCTGAACTCGAAAAAAACTTCGAGGCCATTATGTCGGGCGGCTACAGCGTCAGCCTGTTCAGCGATTGGCAGAAAAACGTCATCAGTGAAGTCTGGGTCAAAAGCCGCGTCACACCCGGCCAACCGGCCAAGATCAAGCCGGAGCTTTACGGCGCAAAACTGGCGACGCGCAATCTGCATCCGATTCGCGAACTGGCCGCCGAGAACTGCACCGATCAAATGGGCGTGCCCGGCCCCTGGCACGAACGGCTGCCGCATTTCAAAATGAATTTCACGCCGAGCAGCGGCAAGGAATTACAGGCCGAGTATTTTGTCCCCTTCAGCAACGCGGTCGCCGCGCTCAAGGCCATCAACAGCCAAGGCGACAAGTGGTTTCCGGATTTGTTCATTTCCGAAGTCCGCACCATCGCCGCCGACAACCTATGGCTGAGCACAGCGTATAAACGCCCCAGCGTTTCGATTCATTTCACCTGGAAGCAACACACCGACGAGGTGATGAAACATCTGCCCATTGTCGAAGAACTGCTCGCTCCTTATGGCGCTCGTCCGCATTGGGGTAAGCTGTTTACGATTCCGGCGGCGCAGTTGAAGGCGCGCTACGAACGTTATGCCGACTTTCAACAATTGCTGCGGCAATACGATCCGCAGGGCAAATTCAGGAATGAGTTTTTAGAACAAAACCTTTCTGCCTAGTACCTCATCACGTTAAAAATGAGGGGTGTATGGCAGGATTCAATCCTGCCATACACCCCTCTGGCGAATTTGCTACCCGCACAATCAACGTGATGAGGTACTAGCTTCGGTGCCCAATCC encodes the following:
- a CDS encoding sulfatase — encoded protein: MTKIIFQTWFFLVLAFSCGWSGLVVGHAQTKPNILILYADDWRHDTLGIAGNPIVKTPHLDALAREGVRFTRAHVTTSICGVSRASLFTGQWMARHGNPAFEMFKTPWSETFPGLLRANGYWVGHIGKWHNGKFPAEQFDFGRAYAGKHFIKEADGSTIHVTQKNENDALEFLRTRPTDKPFCLTLAFFATHAEDENPKQYLYQPQSEALYQNVTIPVPPTAGDEYFKRLPPFIANEKNEGRNRWHWRFDTPEKYQQYMKAYYRLATEVDATAGRVLAELQAQGLADNTLVIFTGDNGYFHGEHGLADKWYPYEESIRVPLIVRDPRMAKAKRGTTNDDYVLNVDVAPTLLAAAGVAAPAHMQGRDFAPLYLAAQKPAWRQEFFYEHATIRNTDFIPASEALVRRDFKYIYWPDFKYEELFDLKRDPRETRNLAHDPARAQTLVTLRRRFSELKAAAR
- a CDS encoding FAD-binding protein, coding for MQKRTFLKISSAGLTGSLLAPLTGCQQPGAPPAAQPSSTPAAEKLKNWAGNLEYSTANVAYPETVEQVQALVTKAGKLRALGTQHCFNKIADSPHQLLSAKKLDKILALDPAKKTVTVEAGVRYGTLGTYLQEKGFALHNLASLPHISVAGSIATATHGSGVKLGNLATAVSGLEFVTAKGDVITLTKEKDGEQFLGAVVHLGGLGVVTKVTLDIQPTFQVRQDVYENLPFAELEKNFEAIMSGGYSVSLFSDWQKNVISEVWVKSRVTPGQPAKIKPELYGAKLATRNLHPIRELAAENCTDQMGVPGPWHERLPHFKMNFTPSSGKELQAEYFVPFSNAVAALKAINSQGDKWFPDLFISEVRTIAADNLWLSTAYKRPSVSIHFTWKQHTDEVMKHLPIVEELLAPYGARPHWGKLFTIPAAQLKARYERYADFQQLLRQYDPQGKFRNEFLEQNLSA
- a CDS encoding exo-alpha-sialidase; the encoded protein is MRILGKFPTLCLGILFAIPSLAQAPAPGILKTEFIYESAPFPECHASTIAESKGALVAAWFGGTKEKHPDVGIWVARLEGGKWTTPVEVANGVESPDKRYPTWNPVLHQSKSGPLLLFYKAGPDPAHWWGMLMTSGDGGKTWSKPVRLPEGIAGPIKDKPVELSNGELLCPSSTEDNGWRVHFERTADNGKTWQRTEPINDGKEFDVIQPTVFFHKNGQLQALMRSRQGRIVEAWSSDNGKAWGKLTATALPNPNSGIDGVTLKDGRQLLVYNHTTTSTGRRTLLHVAVSNDGKNWQAALVLEAGQPNDEYSYPAVIQTRDGLVHITYTWNRKKVKHVVLDPRKLQLREMKDGVWPAQ